A single genomic interval of Halorubrum aethiopicum harbors:
- the eif1A gene encoding translation initiation factor eIF-1A, with product MSEESGRRNLRMPSDDEVFAVVTEHLGGNHVRLRCVDGKERLGRIPGRMKYRTWINEGDVVLAEPWSWQDEKANVEWRYTDDQADQLRREGHIE from the coding sequence GTGAGCGAAGAATCCGGGCGTCGGAACCTCCGAATGCCCTCAGATGACGAAGTGTTCGCCGTCGTGACCGAGCACCTCGGCGGCAACCACGTCCGCCTCCGGTGTGTGGACGGCAAGGAGCGGCTGGGGCGGATCCCCGGCCGAATGAAGTATCGAACGTGGATCAACGAGGGCGACGTCGTCCTCGCGGAACCGTGGTCCTGGCAGGACGAGAAGGCCAACGTCGAGTGGCGCTACACCGACGACCAGGCCGACCAGCTCCGCCGTGAAGGCCACATCGAGTAG
- a CDS encoding Lrp/AsnC family transcriptional regulator, producing the protein MASREIDDVDKAILYALQEDARNASSGDIAERTDTSDSTVRKRIRRLESDGVIKGYSANVDYQRSGYPLRMLLYCTASIPERGDLIPDVLAIDGVVSVQELVTGEQNLLVTAVGETDGDITSVAQKLLDMGLTVADEVLVRTHETTPFGEFDAGNRPTDDA; encoded by the coding sequence ATGGCCAGCAGGGAGATAGACGACGTGGACAAGGCGATCCTGTACGCGCTTCAGGAGGACGCTCGAAACGCGTCGTCCGGGGACATCGCGGAGCGGACCGACACCTCCGACAGCACCGTTCGAAAGCGCATCCGGCGGCTCGAATCCGACGGCGTGATCAAGGGGTACAGCGCCAACGTCGACTACCAGCGGTCGGGGTACCCGCTCCGCATGTTGCTCTACTGTACGGCCTCGATCCCGGAACGCGGCGACCTCATTCCCGACGTGCTGGCGATCGACGGCGTCGTCTCGGTCCAGGAGCTGGTCACCGGCGAACAGAACCTCCTCGTGACCGCCGTCGGCGAGACGGACGGCGACATCACGTCGGTCGCACAGAAGCTCCTCGACATGGGCCTCACGGTCGCCGACGAGGTGCTCGTTCGAACCCACGAGACGACGCCGTTCGGCGAGTTCGACGCCGGGAACCGACCGACCGACGACGCCTGA
- a CDS encoding outer membrane protein assembly factor BamB family protein, whose amino-acid sequence MDRRVLFAILFLFAGGATGVGVATFAFVGVDDANAEATVVWESEPAAGDDGTGAATVDVDGETWVVQPTVEDGERAVRAVTPGEGRAWTTRISDEAAASGDTAEPGDTSGAVGESGENGTDPVGVSRLATGTLAGDPVVALTTASGRLVVLNAADGDERFAVDLGGPGGVAPALGDPTGDGSTLVVAAAADGSVLAVDADGDPVFEASVDGRVERRPLVVGPDPDPDGRDEGIPGGVAVSTAGTDPGTVHFIGESGETRWTRTPTVTAVGWNAAVTRRGPVLTLGGSNGNLEALEVADGSSRYEVGLQDRPVAVGEADDGRILVGGVGSIWAVSLLDGEVVWKQQYGGQTRVNAPGIGRVTGDDTFESAAVNREGEVLGLTPTGEVVLRGSVPETVVYAGPLFADADDDGTDEVLVVDQNGVVRALST is encoded by the coding sequence ATGGACCGTCGAGTCCTGTTCGCGATACTGTTCCTGTTCGCCGGCGGCGCGACCGGCGTTGGCGTCGCCACGTTCGCGTTCGTCGGCGTCGACGACGCGAACGCCGAAGCCACGGTCGTCTGGGAGTCCGAGCCGGCCGCGGGCGACGACGGCACCGGGGCTGCGACCGTCGACGTCGACGGCGAGACGTGGGTCGTCCAGCCGACCGTCGAGGACGGCGAGCGCGCCGTGCGCGCGGTGACCCCCGGCGAGGGCCGGGCGTGGACGACCCGGATATCGGACGAGGCAGCCGCATCGGGCGATACCGCCGAACCGGGCGATACCTCCGGGGCGGTCGGCGAGAGCGGCGAGAATGGGACCGACCCGGTCGGGGTGAGCCGGCTCGCGACCGGCACGCTCGCCGGGGATCCGGTGGTCGCGCTGACGACCGCGTCGGGGCGACTGGTCGTGTTGAACGCCGCCGACGGCGACGAGCGGTTCGCCGTCGACCTCGGGGGCCCCGGCGGAGTCGCGCCGGCGCTCGGCGACCCGACCGGCGACGGGTCGACCCTCGTCGTCGCGGCCGCCGCGGACGGTTCCGTGCTCGCCGTCGACGCCGACGGCGACCCGGTCTTCGAGGCGTCGGTCGACGGGCGGGTCGAGCGTCGGCCCCTCGTCGTCGGACCCGACCCCGACCCCGACGGACGCGACGAGGGGATCCCCGGCGGCGTCGCGGTGTCGACGGCGGGAACGGACCCCGGAACCGTCCACTTCATCGGCGAGTCGGGCGAGACGCGCTGGACGCGGACGCCGACGGTGACGGCGGTGGGCTGGAACGCCGCGGTGACGCGCCGCGGTCCCGTCCTGACGCTCGGCGGGTCGAACGGGAACCTCGAGGCGCTGGAGGTCGCCGACGGCTCCTCGCGGTACGAGGTCGGCCTCCAGGACCGTCCCGTCGCGGTCGGAGAGGCCGACGACGGCCGGATCCTCGTCGGCGGCGTCGGGAGCATCTGGGCCGTCAGCCTGCTCGACGGCGAGGTCGTCTGGAAACAGCAGTACGGCGGGCAGACGCGCGTGAACGCGCCCGGAATCGGCCGGGTGACGGGCGACGACACGTTCGAGTCGGCCGCGGTCAATCGGGAGGGCGAGGTGCTCGGACTGACGCCCACCGGCGAGGTCGTCCTCCGGGGGAGCGTCCCGGAGACGGTCGTCTACGCGGGACCGCTGTTCGCCGACGCGGACGACGACGGGACCGACGAGGTACTGGTCGTCGACCAGAACGGCGTCGTGCGGGCGCTGTCGACGTAG
- a CDS encoding SLC13 family permease: MVPPGVPTAALVVFALIGVALALFVSEVIPNDVTAIGIVVALAALEPWTGVGAREAISGFANTATVTIVAMYMLSAGVQRTGLVQRLGVHLARLTRGSETRALAATIGTTGPIAGVINNTPVVAVFIPMITDLARETGVSPSKLLLPLSYAAILGGTLTLIGTSTNLLASEFAATLLDRGPIGMFEFTALGAVVLVVGLAYLMTVGRWLTPARIPADVDLVEEFELEDFLAELEVGPESPLVDRPIEGLDDRTDAAVTPLRVRRNGETFLAAETDQRFRPGDVVVVNGSRTAVNRLWRRFGLERADRGGVTGETLADADSPDRLGKAVVPETSRFLGETLSEARLEAFHGMTVLAIRRGSDLIRTDLDEVTLEAGDLLLVQTTPESVEYFAESDDLLVIPEDALDRLDEADPEQIAPLSPETPVAVAIMVAVVGLAALDVLPIVIAALGGVFAMVVTGCLSSADAYDAVSWNVVFLLAGVIPLGLAMEATGGAALLAEALVATGAVLPLVAVLFLFYVVTGLLANVITPVATVVLMIPIAVDAAARLDASGFTFLLAVTFASATSFMTPVGYQTNLMVYGPGGYEFTDFLRVGGPLQLLLSVVTTLGIVAIWGI; this comes from the coding sequence ATGGTTCCCCCCGGCGTTCCGACCGCCGCGCTCGTCGTCTTCGCGCTGATCGGCGTCGCGCTGGCGCTTTTCGTCTCCGAGGTCATCCCCAACGACGTCACCGCGATCGGGATCGTCGTCGCGCTCGCGGCGCTGGAGCCGTGGACGGGCGTCGGCGCGCGCGAGGCCATCTCCGGGTTCGCGAACACCGCGACGGTCACCATCGTCGCGATGTACATGCTGAGCGCGGGGGTCCAGCGGACGGGGCTGGTACAGCGGCTCGGGGTCCACCTCGCGCGGCTCACCCGCGGCAGCGAGACGCGCGCGCTGGCGGCGACGATCGGGACCACCGGACCGATCGCGGGGGTCATCAACAACACCCCGGTCGTCGCGGTGTTCATCCCGATGATCACCGACCTGGCGCGCGAGACCGGCGTCTCGCCCTCGAAGCTCCTCCTGCCGCTGTCGTACGCCGCGATCCTCGGCGGCACGCTGACGCTGATCGGCACCTCGACGAACCTGCTGGCCAGCGAGTTCGCCGCCACGCTGCTCGACCGGGGGCCGATCGGGATGTTCGAGTTCACCGCGCTCGGCGCGGTCGTGCTCGTCGTCGGGCTGGCGTACCTGATGACCGTCGGCCGGTGGCTCACACCGGCGCGGATCCCGGCGGACGTGGACCTCGTCGAGGAGTTCGAGCTCGAGGACTTCCTCGCGGAACTCGAGGTCGGTCCGGAGTCGCCGCTGGTCGATCGCCCCATCGAGGGGCTCGACGACCGGACCGACGCGGCCGTGACCCCGCTCCGGGTCCGGCGAAACGGGGAGACGTTCCTCGCCGCGGAGACCGACCAGCGGTTTCGACCCGGGGACGTGGTCGTCGTCAACGGCTCGAGAACGGCGGTGAATCGGTTGTGGCGGCGGTTCGGGTTGGAGCGCGCCGACCGCGGCGGGGTCACGGGGGAGACGCTCGCCGACGCGGACTCGCCCGACCGGCTCGGGAAGGCCGTGGTCCCCGAGACGTCGCGGTTCCTCGGCGAGACGCTCTCCGAGGCCCGCCTGGAGGCGTTCCACGGCATGACGGTGCTCGCGATCCGGCGGGGAAGCGACCTGATCCGGACCGATCTCGACGAAGTCACGCTGGAGGCGGGCGACCTGCTCCTGGTACAGACCACGCCGGAGTCGGTCGAGTACTTCGCCGAGAGCGACGACCTCCTCGTGATCCCCGAGGACGCGCTCGACCGGCTCGACGAGGCGGACCCGGAGCAGATCGCCCCGCTCTCGCCGGAGACGCCCGTCGCCGTCGCGATCATGGTCGCCGTGGTCGGGCTGGCCGCCCTCGACGTCCTCCCGATCGTGATCGCCGCGCTCGGCGGGGTGTTCGCGATGGTCGTCACGGGCTGTCTCTCCTCGGCGGACGCCTACGACGCGGTCTCGTGGAACGTCGTCTTCCTCCTGGCCGGCGTGATCCCGCTCGGGCTCGCGATGGAGGCGACCGGCGGGGCCGCGCTGCTCGCCGAGGCGCTCGTCGCGACCGGTGCCGTCCTCCCGCTCGTGGCCGTGTTGTTCCTGTTTTACGTCGTCACGGGGCTGCTCGCGAACGTGATCACGCCGGTGGCGACGGTCGTGTTGATGATCCCGATCGCGGTCGACGCGGCCGCGAGGCTCGACGCCAGCGGGTTCACGTTCCTCCTCGCCGTGACCTTCGCGTCCGCCACCTCGTTCATGACCCCCGTGGGGTATCAGACGAACCTGATGGTGTACGGTCCGGGCGGCTACGAGTTCACGGACTTCCTGCGCGTCGGCGGACCGCTCCAGCTCCTGCTCTCGGTCGTGACGACCCTCGGGATCGTGGCGATCTGGGGGATCTGA
- a CDS encoding DUF2309 domain-containing protein — translation MSTDRAVEDGIERAAATVGSVWPIHSFVTANPLAGFEDVSFDEAVAQASDLFGGRGYPRPETLRAALADGRIDREVLDAELAARGLEERPEALLERMDAADGPGPDAEPADPDAERVDRVLTKWLSAFLDEGSAKWPMPDREDGFYDAFRSVAPHDGRIPDDGVVADLPASPLAAIESALEPYPESQWVPLFEEQFAALPGWTGLIKRRADDEGEWQSAFPITLEGYLAVRLALADGFGVDLEPSTGPDETGTETGDEVADAFLCAWEASYRGEIVEHVAAESEALAAAGPSADAPEADAPAADRPDAQLVFCIDTRSEVIRRHLEATGAYETHGYAGFFGVPIEYRGYGSEASVDACPPILDPQHRITETPTDEDARASRDRWSTLREAAGGIVEALKGNPATAFGFVENAGGGYGAALAARTLVPGRVRDLLGRVGDAVPDDHEFCEPALDHEHADGDLPAGLTHEEKLEYAATAFELMGWETFGRLVVFTGHASETTNNPYDSSLDCGACAGNPGGPNARVLAVVCNDERVRAGLRERGFDIPEDTVFLAAQHNTTTDEVELYDGNVPESHAADLDRLRADLATARERATAERVSSMGVDGPAAAAGSAGVEETERRAADWAEARPEWGLAGNAGFVIGPRELTGGLNLDGRAFLHSYDWSTDPEGEALEAILTGPMVVTQWINAQYYFSTVDNAVYGSGSKVTQNPVGNVGVYQGNGGDLMTGLPLQSLMIADDEPYHQPLRLSTVVHAPVDRVTDVLADHGKLSELLDNDWLSLTVVDPTRDHRAFRYEEDLEWTPAVERSEAPEASSPAPAVADD, via the coding sequence ATGAGCACTGACCGCGCCGTCGAGGACGGCATCGAGCGGGCGGCGGCCACCGTCGGATCGGTCTGGCCGATCCACTCGTTCGTCACGGCCAACCCGCTCGCGGGCTTCGAGGACGTGTCGTTCGACGAGGCCGTCGCGCAGGCCTCGGACCTCTTCGGCGGCCGCGGCTACCCGCGTCCGGAGACGCTCCGGGCCGCCCTGGCGGACGGGCGGATCGACCGCGAGGTGCTCGACGCCGAGCTGGCCGCGCGGGGCTTGGAGGAGCGCCCCGAGGCCCTGCTCGAGCGCATGGACGCGGCGGACGGTCCGGGTCCCGACGCGGAGCCCGCCGATCCCGACGCGGAGCGGGTCGACCGCGTCCTGACGAAGTGGCTGTCGGCGTTCCTCGACGAGGGCAGCGCGAAGTGGCCGATGCCGGACCGCGAGGACGGGTTCTACGACGCCTTCCGGTCGGTCGCGCCCCACGACGGACGGATACCCGACGACGGAGTCGTCGCCGACCTGCCGGCGTCGCCGCTCGCCGCCATCGAGTCCGCGCTGGAGCCGTACCCCGAGAGCCAGTGGGTTCCCCTCTTCGAGGAGCAGTTCGCCGCGCTTCCCGGCTGGACCGGCCTCATCAAGCGGCGTGCCGACGACGAGGGCGAGTGGCAGTCGGCGTTCCCGATCACGCTCGAGGGGTACCTCGCCGTCCGTCTCGCGCTCGCGGACGGGTTCGGCGTCGACCTCGAGCCGTCGACCGGCCCCGACGAAACGGGGACCGAAACGGGCGACGAGGTCGCCGACGCGTTCCTGTGCGCGTGGGAGGCGAGCTACCGTGGCGAGATCGTCGAGCACGTCGCGGCCGAGAGCGAGGCGCTCGCCGCTGCCGGCCCCTCGGCCGACGCTCCCGAAGCCGACGCTCCCGCGGCCGATCGCCCGGATGCACAGCTCGTCTTCTGTATCGACACGCGGTCGGAGGTCATCCGGCGGCACCTCGAGGCCACCGGCGCGTACGAGACCCACGGCTACGCGGGCTTCTTCGGCGTGCCGATCGAGTACCGGGGGTACGGTTCCGAGGCGTCCGTCGACGCCTGCCCGCCGATCCTCGACCCGCAACACCGCATCACCGAGACGCCCACCGACGAGGACGCCAGAGCGAGTCGCGACCGCTGGTCGACCCTCCGGGAGGCCGCCGGCGGGATAGTCGAGGCGCTGAAGGGCAACCCCGCCACCGCCTTCGGCTTCGTCGAGAACGCCGGCGGAGGATACGGGGCGGCGCTCGCGGCCCGCACGCTCGTCCCCGGTCGCGTCCGCGACCTGCTGGGTCGGGTTGGGGACGCGGTGCCCGACGACCACGAGTTCTGCGAGCCGGCCCTCGACCACGAGCACGCCGACGGCGACCTCCCGGCCGGTCTGACACACGAGGAGAAGCTCGAGTACGCCGCGACCGCCTTCGAGCTGATGGGATGGGAGACGTTCGGCCGGCTCGTCGTCTTCACCGGCCACGCCAGCGAGACGACCAACAACCCCTACGACTCGAGCCTGGACTGCGGCGCGTGCGCCGGCAACCCCGGCGGTCCGAACGCGCGGGTGCTCGCGGTCGTCTGTAACGATGAGCGCGTCAGGGCCGGACTCCGCGAGCGCGGATTCGACATCCCAGAGGACACCGTCTTCCTCGCCGCCCAACACAACACCACCACCGACGAGGTGGAGCTGTACGACGGCAACGTCCCGGAGAGCCACGCCGCCGACCTCGACCGCCTGCGCGCGGACCTCGCCACGGCCCGCGAGCGCGCGACCGCCGAGCGCGTCTCCTCGATGGGCGTCGACGGGCCCGCGGCGGCCGCCGGATCCGCCGGGGTCGAGGAGACGGAACGCCGCGCCGCCGACTGGGCGGAGGCCCGTCCCGAGTGGGGGCTGGCCGGCAACGCGGGCTTCGTGATCGGACCGCGCGAACTGACCGGCGGGCTGAATCTCGACGGCCGGGCCTTCCTCCACTCGTATGACTGGTCGACTGACCCCGAGGGCGAGGCGCTCGAGGCGATCCTGACCGGGCCGATGGTCGTCACCCAGTGGATAAACGCCCAGTACTACTTCTCGACGGTCGACAACGCCGTGTACGGGAGCGGCTCGAAGGTGACGCAGAACCCCGTCGGCAACGTCGGCGTCTACCAGGGCAACGGCGGCGACCTGATGACCGGTCTCCCCCTCCAGTCGCTGATGATCGCGGACGACGAGCCCTACCACCAACCCCTCCGGCTCTCGACGGTCGTCCACGCCCCGGTCGACCGCGTCACCGACGTGCTGGCCGACCACGGGAAGCTGTCCGAACTGCTCGACAACGACTGGCTCTCGCTGACGGTCGTCGACCCGACGAGGGACCACCGCGCGTTCCGCTACGAGGAGGACCTCGAGTGGACGCCGGCGGTCGAGCGGTCCGAAGCCCCAGAGGCGTCCTCGCCCGCTCCCGCGGTCGCGGACGACTGA
- the ndk gene encoding nucleoside-diphosphate kinase — protein sequence MSHHDERTFVMVKPDGVQRGLIGEIVSRFEERGLKLVGGKFMRIDEELAHEHYGEHADKPFFDGLVEFITSGPVFAMVWEGADATRQVRAMVGETDPAESAPGTIRGDFGLDLGHNVIHASDHEDEGANEREIDLFFDDDELVDYGLDTAAWVYEDESH from the coding sequence GCCACCACGACGAGCGCACCTTCGTGATGGTCAAACCCGACGGGGTCCAGCGCGGGCTCATCGGCGAGATCGTCTCCCGGTTCGAGGAGCGCGGGCTGAAGCTCGTCGGCGGCAAGTTCATGCGCATCGACGAGGAGCTCGCACACGAGCACTACGGCGAACACGCCGACAAGCCGTTCTTCGACGGCCTCGTCGAGTTCATCACCTCCGGCCCCGTCTTCGCGATGGTCTGGGAGGGCGCGGACGCGACCCGGCAGGTCCGCGCGATGGTCGGCGAGACCGACCCCGCCGAGTCCGCGCCCGGCACGATCCGCGGCGACTTCGGGCTCGACCTCGGCCACAACGTGATCCACGCGTCGGACCACGAGGACGAGGGCGCGAACGAACGCGAGATCGACCTGTTCTTCGACGACGACGAGCTCGTCGACTACGGCCTCGACACCGCGGCGTGGGTGTACGAGGACGAATCACACTAA
- a CDS encoding GNAT family N-acetyltransferase, translated as MVSLREASTEDATRMARIQSESLRRNAREEYTEEQLDRLAPPDPDADAIPDAEFSDDSRRPVVAEKDGAVVGWGSVHLDEDTLAATFVDPDHAGEGVGRAIVEELEDIARREGTAELVVPASLNAVGFYETLGFERRRRIDAGAPDTPEIPSIELTKELD; from the coding sequence ATGGTCTCGCTTCGAGAGGCGTCGACGGAGGACGCTACCCGGATGGCTCGCATCCAGTCCGAGTCGCTTCGACGGAACGCACGCGAGGAGTACACCGAGGAGCAACTCGATCGGTTGGCACCCCCGGATCCCGACGCCGACGCGATTCCCGACGCCGAGTTCTCCGACGACTCCCGTCGTCCCGTCGTCGCCGAAAAGGACGGTGCCGTCGTCGGCTGGGGGAGCGTCCATCTCGACGAGGACACGCTGGCAGCGACGTTCGTCGACCCCGATCACGCCGGGGAAGGCGTCGGACGGGCGATCGTCGAGGAACTCGAAGACATCGCTCGAAGGGAGGGCACGGCGGAGCTCGTCGTTCCGGCGTCGTTGAACGCGGTCGGGTTCTACGAGACGCTCGGGTTCGAGAGACGGCGACGGATCGACGCCGGAGCCCCCGATACGCCGGAGATTCCGAGCATCGAACTGACGAAGGAGCTCGACTGA
- a CDS encoding proton-conducting transporter transmembrane domain-containing protein has translation MSGRTSNPTVGALPDATADSPVVPVALTWLVWSLFAASVVVLFARVRLDAAWEVPGVVGIDGLTALMWVVVTFFSGVVHSYSRRYMAGSAHEVDFFLAVFGFTVTVMALVAADHVVLFALAWLTMGLVMARLVGTMDGWKQARVAANVARTYFLASSALLAVSLATLWHATGATTVSGIAAAADGLGGPTWAVAAIALVLAAMIQSALVPFHGWLLSSMTAPTPASALMHAGFVNAGGVLLIRFAPVVTVDAALMLGIVVVGATSALLGKLLKAVQSDVKSELACSTVGQMGFMIMQAGLGFFGAAVTHLILHGFYKAYHFLGAGGRIERTAPTGGEPRETSAAGVAVVLATGLAGGATFAALTGKGTSVDSGLLLVAFVVLTTLHAARGAVDRVSLPATVRYGAVPAVFLPAIAVYALVYEAVSAVLSGLPVVAAPTELRALHVLVALAFGAAYVAMEAGLHERSRRLYVALVNASRPHSGTLLTSTGEYDEH, from the coding sequence ATGTCAGGACGCACCTCGAACCCGACGGTCGGAGCGCTCCCGGACGCGACGGCGGACTCGCCGGTCGTGCCGGTCGCACTGACGTGGCTCGTGTGGTCGCTGTTCGCCGCGAGCGTCGTCGTCCTGTTCGCTCGAGTCCGACTCGACGCCGCCTGGGAGGTCCCAGGCGTGGTCGGGATCGACGGTCTCACTGCGCTGATGTGGGTCGTCGTCACGTTCTTCAGCGGCGTCGTTCACAGCTACTCGCGCCGGTACATGGCCGGCAGCGCCCACGAGGTGGACTTCTTCCTCGCCGTGTTCGGCTTCACCGTGACCGTGATGGCGCTCGTGGCCGCCGACCACGTCGTCCTGTTCGCGCTCGCGTGGCTGACGATGGGGCTGGTGATGGCGCGGCTCGTCGGGACGATGGACGGCTGGAAGCAGGCACGGGTCGCCGCGAACGTCGCCCGCACCTACTTCCTCGCGAGCAGCGCGCTCCTCGCCGTCTCGCTGGCAACGCTGTGGCACGCGACCGGCGCGACGACGGTCTCCGGCATCGCCGCTGCCGCCGACGGTCTCGGCGGCCCGACGTGGGCCGTCGCCGCGATCGCGCTCGTCCTCGCGGCGATGATCCAGTCCGCGCTCGTCCCGTTCCACGGCTGGCTGCTCTCCTCGATGACCGCCCCGACGCCCGCCTCGGCGCTGATGCACGCCGGCTTCGTCAACGCGGGCGGCGTCCTGTTGATCCGGTTCGCCCCCGTCGTGACCGTCGACGCCGCCCTCATGCTCGGCATCGTGGTCGTCGGCGCGACGAGCGCCCTGCTCGGGAAGCTGCTCAAGGCCGTCCAGTCGGACGTCAAGAGCGAACTGGCCTGCTCGACGGTCGGACAGATGGGCTTCATGATCATGCAGGCCGGGCTCGGCTTCTTCGGGGCCGCCGTCACCCACCTGATCCTCCACGGGTTCTACAAGGCGTACCACTTCCTCGGCGCGGGCGGCCGGATCGAACGCACCGCGCCGACGGGAGGCGAGCCTCGCGAGACGAGCGCCGCGGGGGTCGCCGTCGTCCTGGCGACCGGGCTGGCCGGCGGCGCGACGTTCGCGGCGCTCACCGGGAAGGGCACGAGCGTCGACAGCGGGCTCCTCCTCGTGGCGTTCGTCGTGCTCACCACGCTCCACGCGGCCCGCGGTGCCGTCGACCGCGTCTCGCTTCCGGCGACGGTCCGCTACGGCGCGGTCCCGGCCGTCTTCCTCCCGGCCATCGCCGTCTACGCGCTCGTCTACGAGGCCGTCTCGGCCGTCCTCTCCGGCCTGCCGGTCGTCGCGGCCCCGACCGAACTGCGCGCCCTCCACGTGCTCGTCGCGCTCGCGTTCGGCGCCGCCTACGTCGCGATGGAGGCCGGACTCCACGAGCGCAGCCGGCGTCTCTACGTCGCGCTGGTGAACGCGAGCCGGCCGCATTCAGGCACCCTGTTGACCAGCACGGGGGAGTACGATGAGCACTGA